From one Equus asinus isolate D_3611 breed Donkey chromosome 5, EquAss-T2T_v2, whole genome shotgun sequence genomic stretch:
- the PLA2G2D gene encoding group IID secretory phospholipase A2, which translates to MEVPLLCVLVVFAGVIPTQGGILDLNKMVRQVTGKTPFFSYWFYGCHCGLRGKGQPKDATDWCCHAHDCCYTHLKYHKCRRRWDRYHYTFSEGDVHCPEKGSWCEQQLCACDKELAFCLKSNLDTYQNHLRFYWRPRCKGQTPMC; encoded by the exons ATGGAGGTTCCCCTGCTGTGCGTGCTGGTGGTGTTTGCTG GTGTGATTCCAACCCAGGGAGGAATTCTGGACCTGAACAAGATGGTCCGCCAAGTGACCGGGAAGACACCCTTCTTCTCTTATTGGTTTTACGGCTGTCACTGTGGACTCCGTGGCAAAGGCCAGCCCAAAGACGCCACGGACTG GTGCTGCCATGCCCATGACTGCTGCTATACTCATCTGAAGTACCACAAATGCCGTCGCCGCTGGGACCGTTACCACTACACGTTTTCCGAGGGGGACGTCCACTGCC cTGAGAAGGGGAGCTGGTGCGAGCAGCAGCTGTGTGCCTGTGACAAGGAGCTGGCCTTCTGCCTGAAGAGTAACCTGGACACCTACCAGAATCATCTGCGTTTCTACTGGCGGCCCCGCTGCAAGGGCCAGACCCCTATGTGCTAG